A single Curtobacterium sp. MCJR17_020 DNA region contains:
- a CDS encoding NAD(P)H-binding protein: MIVVTAPTGLIGSQVLAGLLEGDEPVRVIVRDASRLSAELRDRVEVIEGSHRDAAVVDRAFAGADSVFWLVPADERALSVYQAYVGFSIPAADAIVRHGVKRVVTVSALGRGTQIYAGYASASNAMEDLIASTGVHLRALVMPSFVDNLIWQVGAMKNAGAFFSPIGGDLKLPAVATRDIAAEATRLLLSPTWTGREDVPVLGPEDLSFNDMAAIITDVLGTPIRFQQVPAQQQKDGFLGRGYSEAMAAGMVDMAVAKDNGLDNAVARTRENTTPTTFREWVEDTLKPAFTA; the protein is encoded by the coding sequence ATGATCGTCGTAACCGCCCCAACAGGCCTCATCGGAAGTCAAGTTCTCGCCGGGCTCTTGGAAGGAGACGAGCCCGTTCGTGTGATCGTGCGCGACGCCAGCCGGCTTTCGGCCGAGCTGCGCGACAGGGTCGAGGTCATCGAGGGCTCGCACCGCGACGCCGCCGTGGTCGACAGGGCTTTTGCGGGTGCTGACTCGGTGTTCTGGCTCGTGCCAGCGGACGAACGAGCCCTGAGCGTCTACCAAGCCTACGTCGGCTTCAGCATCCCCGCCGCCGACGCGATCGTCCGCCATGGCGTCAAGCGTGTGGTCACGGTCTCCGCCCTCGGACGCGGCACGCAGATCTACGCCGGCTACGCCTCCGCGTCGAACGCGATGGAGGACCTGATCGCGAGCACCGGCGTCCACCTCCGTGCACTCGTCATGCCCTCGTTCGTGGACAACCTGATCTGGCAGGTCGGCGCGATGAAGAACGCCGGCGCGTTCTTCTCCCCGATCGGCGGTGACCTCAAGCTGCCCGCCGTCGCTACCCGCGACATCGCCGCCGAGGCCACACGCCTGCTGCTGAGCCCGACCTGGACCGGCCGCGAGGACGTCCCCGTGCTTGGCCCGGAGGACCTCTCCTTCAACGACATGGCTGCGATCATCACCGACGTGTTGGGCACCCCGATCCGATTCCAGCAGGTCCCGGCACAGCAGCAGAAGGACGGCTTCCTCGGTCGCGGCTACTCCGAGGCGATGGCGGCGGGGATGGTCGACATGGCCGTCGCAAAGGACAACGGCCTCGACAACGCGGTCGCCCGCACCCGTGAGAACACCACCCCGACGACGTTCCGTGAGTGGGTCGAGGACACGCTCAAGCCCGCCTTCACCGCCTGA
- a CDS encoding MFS transporter, producing the protein MPGALVPERLSSGWVLALTAAAQFVLQLDFAIVNVALPTVQRDLGFTEAGLQWVVTGYALTFGALLLVGGRFGDLIGYRRAVIGGLALFALTSLSGGLATGGGVLVASRMVQGASAALIAPAALALLAHAHPEPRARIRAMGIFQGSVAAGASAGIVLGGVLTQYVGWRSVLLINPPLILVLIALILWRVPAIPGHSGIRLDLPGALTATGATAALILGVSQGQQNGFGSPSSWIALVAAAVLAVAFVAVERRIADPMLPFSLLRGDGRPAALVAILVIGAVLAGYVYFVSMYLQRVLAFSALQTGLALVPATLTAFVVSTQVARRVLPRLGFRRQLLLALLLVGAGQLWLSQVTATGSYVVNVLAGILLTAAGMGLALPAASLALTAEAPPHQHGIAGALFASGQQVGSAIGIAVLATIAAASTDTTGDLVSGYRLSFLVATGLIALAVIATAVPRTRRTA; encoded by the coding sequence ATGCCTGGAGCGCTTGTGCCTGAAAGACTCTCCTCCGGATGGGTTCTCGCCCTCACCGCTGCAGCCCAGTTCGTGCTGCAGCTCGACTTCGCCATCGTCAACGTCGCCCTGCCCACCGTGCAGCGCGATCTCGGTTTCACCGAGGCGGGCCTGCAGTGGGTCGTCACCGGCTATGCGCTGACCTTCGGCGCACTGCTCCTGGTCGGCGGACGCTTCGGTGACCTCATCGGCTACCGCCGCGCTGTCATCGGCGGCCTGGCGCTCTTCGCTCTCACCTCCCTTTCCGGCGGCCTCGCGACCGGCGGTGGAGTGCTCGTCGCATCCCGGATGGTGCAGGGTGCCAGTGCGGCGCTCATCGCGCCTGCCGCGCTCGCGCTACTGGCCCATGCTCATCCTGAGCCGAGGGCGCGCATCCGAGCCATGGGCATCTTCCAGGGCAGCGTGGCGGCGGGAGCGTCCGCGGGCATCGTTCTCGGCGGGGTCCTCACTCAGTACGTCGGGTGGCGGTCGGTGCTGTTGATCAATCCGCCGCTCATCCTGGTCCTCATCGCCCTCATCCTCTGGCGTGTGCCGGCGATCCCCGGCCACAGCGGCATCCGGCTCGACCTGCCGGGCGCGCTCACAGCGACCGGTGCGACCGCCGCGCTCATCCTCGGCGTCAGCCAGGGCCAGCAGAACGGCTTCGGCAGTCCGAGCTCGTGGATCGCCCTCGTGGCGGCCGCGGTGCTCGCGGTCGCGTTCGTTGCCGTCGAACGGCGCATCGCCGACCCGATGCTGCCCTTCTCGCTCCTGCGCGGTGACGGACGACCCGCTGCGCTCGTCGCCATCTTGGTGATCGGAGCGGTGCTCGCCGGCTACGTGTACTTCGTGTCGATGTACCTACAGCGCGTGCTCGCGTTCTCGGCACTGCAGACCGGCCTCGCCCTCGTCCCTGCCACCCTGACCGCATTCGTGGTCTCCACCCAGGTGGCCCGCCGCGTGCTGCCACGCCTCGGATTCCGGCGGCAACTTCTGCTGGCTCTGTTGCTCGTCGGTGCGGGACAGCTGTGGCTCTCCCAGGTGACAGCGACCGGCAGCTACGTCGTCAATGTGTTGGCCGGCATCCTGCTCACCGCAGCCGGAATGGGACTCGCCCTGCCCGCCGCATCCCTCGCGCTCACCGCAGAGGCGCCCCCACATCAGCACGGCATCGCCGGGGCGCTGTTCGCCTCCGGGCAACAGGTCGGCAGCGCGATCGGCATCGCGGTCCTGGCCACCATTGCCGCAGCCAGCACCGACACGACGGGAGACCTCGTCAGCGGGTACCGACTCTCCTTCCTCGTCGCGACCGGGCTCATCGCCCTCGCCGTCATCGCGACCGCTGTCCCTCGCACTCGGAGAACAGCCTGA
- a CDS encoding MFS transporter: MTVVYRRLLAHRSFAIGVGAVALSAVALGMVPLSLILSSGDSLACRAAAAGAFGLANAVGVPVQGALMSRVPARWVVSIGAGVSCCFMLLVVASPSSTTRSLLLAGAGVSFPALAAALRASIPRSFSEPAERSGAYALLSVAFQAGLAMGPTLAGLLVISAPWRLTFLVIAAVIAAAGFLLAVTMGRTESPLPASLPLPLAGVATFARILAIGALVSVETGSLTVIVPAVADAAGREGLAGPVLAGLAIGEAAGALLYGARPVPDIRRARLLTALALTASGYATLVIVGDRVVLLAAMVFVVGWMSSPVAIILTTALDVVVPPRLIASAYGLVVVAAVGGAALGTSAAGLVVERSGGVAGAAIIATAVVAIAGALSVRHIERRTKSQ, from the coding sequence ATGACCGTCGTCTACCGACGCCTGCTCGCTCACCGTTCTTTTGCGATCGGTGTCGGAGCGGTTGCGCTATCGGCCGTGGCTCTCGGGATGGTTCCACTGTCGCTGATCTTGTCTTCCGGCGATTCCCTTGCCTGTCGGGCGGCCGCTGCTGGCGCATTCGGGTTGGCGAATGCCGTGGGCGTGCCGGTTCAGGGGGCGTTGATGTCTCGCGTCCCTGCGCGCTGGGTGGTGAGCATCGGCGCGGGTGTCAGCTGCTGCTTCATGCTCTTGGTGGTCGCATCCCCGTCGTCGACAACGCGGTCGCTCCTCCTTGCTGGGGCCGGGGTGTCGTTCCCGGCTCTGGCTGCAGCCCTTCGCGCATCGATCCCGCGCTCCTTCTCCGAGCCTGCGGAACGATCCGGTGCCTACGCGCTGCTCTCAGTCGCGTTCCAAGCGGGACTCGCGATGGGGCCGACGCTGGCAGGCCTGCTGGTGATCTCGGCACCTTGGCGCCTGACCTTCTTGGTCATCGCCGCGGTCATCGCGGCCGCAGGATTCCTGCTGGCAGTGACGATGGGCAGGACCGAATCTCCGTTGCCCGCCTCTTTGCCACTTCCGCTGGCTGGTGTGGCGACATTCGCTCGAATCCTCGCGATCGGTGCTCTCGTGAGCGTGGAAACGGGGTCGTTGACGGTGATCGTGCCGGCAGTCGCGGATGCGGCCGGGAGGGAGGGACTGGCAGGACCGGTCTTGGCGGGCCTGGCGATCGGGGAAGCGGCTGGTGCGCTGCTCTATGGTGCGCGACCGGTTCCGGACATTCGGCGGGCGCGACTCCTCACCGCCCTGGCGCTCACCGCCAGCGGATACGCGACGTTGGTGATCGTCGGCGACCGGGTTGTTCTCCTGGCCGCCATGGTGTTCGTGGTCGGGTGGATGTCGAGTCCAGTGGCGATCATCCTGACCACCGCCCTCGACGTCGTTGTGCCGCCGCGCTTGATCGCCAGCGCGTACGGCCTCGTCGTCGTGGCTGCTGTCGGGGGCGCTGCGCTCGGAACGAGTGCCGCGGGGCTCGTCGTCGAGAGATCGGGTGGCGTCGCTGGTGCAGCGATCATCGCCACCGCGGTAGTCGCGATCGCAGGGGCGCTTTCTGTTCGACACATCGAGCGCAGAACGAAGTCGCAGTGA
- a CDS encoding TetR/AcrR family transcriptional regulator, giving the protein MARRGNELREHILAEAKNVFLELGFDRTSMDLVAQRAQTSKRSLYAHFETKDVLFVAVIGRIQELFDGRMKTPERYADDPTEAAVLFCGRFAQMLTWAPILRTCRLGIAEAERLPEASSGLYEAFFGKAHARLCAFLEERFALDGATMTLLADQALTSAVQPWFTRALFGLEELRDEVPDQTTITTDVELAPLRASLEIFIQNHVGA; this is encoded by the coding sequence ATGGCGCGCCGCGGTAACGAGCTTCGCGAGCACATCCTCGCCGAGGCCAAGAACGTCTTCCTCGAGCTCGGGTTCGACCGCACGTCCATGGACCTCGTCGCCCAGAGGGCTCAGACCTCGAAACGGTCCCTGTACGCACACTTCGAAACGAAGGACGTACTCTTCGTCGCCGTGATCGGACGCATTCAGGAACTCTTCGACGGGCGGATGAAGACCCCAGAGCGCTACGCCGACGACCCTACGGAAGCGGCAGTCCTCTTCTGTGGACGATTCGCGCAGATGCTCACCTGGGCGCCCATCTTGCGGACCTGCCGACTCGGCATCGCCGAGGCAGAACGGCTCCCCGAGGCATCGTCGGGACTTTACGAAGCGTTCTTCGGCAAGGCACACGCACGCTTGTGCGCGTTCCTCGAGGAGCGATTCGCGTTGGACGGCGCGACGATGACACTGCTCGCCGATCAGGCACTGACCAGCGCCGTCCAGCCTTGGTTCACGCGCGCGCTGTTCGGACTGGAGGAACTGCGCGACGAGGTCCCCGATCAAACGACCATCACCACCGACGTCGAACTCGCCCCGCTCCGGGCGTCGCTCGAGATCTTCATCCAGAACCACGTCGGCGCCTGA